In the Larus michahellis chromosome 6, bLarMic1.1, whole genome shotgun sequence genome, one interval contains:
- the LOC141744704 gene encoding intestinal-type alkaline phosphatase-like, with product MSSPYLVRLLGFVSVELGLIQHGPAQPKTPSYWNEGARRSLELALALQPAARRAKNIILFMGDGMGLPTMSATRIYKGQLAGGSGEETVLAMETFPHVALAKTYTIDRQVPDSAGTGTAYLCGVKANAKTLGLSGAAVYGKCRTSFGNEVDSILHRARLAGKSVGIVTTTRVQHASPGAAYAHSASRSWYADTNMPKEALRDGCKDIAYQLVHNTDINVILGGGRMYMTPKRTPDPEYPEDPAQNGTRKDGVDLIAEWLSAKQGARYVWDKKGLDTVEDDSVSHLMGLFEPKDMKYELNRNASTDPSIVEMTEKAIRILRRNPNGFFLFVEGGKIDHGHHSGRAKQALMEAVMLDQAVARAGELTSPSDTLTVVTADHSHVFTFGGNTLRGNSILGLAPKKAKDKRAYTSILYGNGPGYSIRDGARPAASLPAAEDKDYRQQAAVPLESETHSGEDVVVLAQGPMAHLFHGVQEQHYIAHAMAYAACIEPYATEPGCGAARRASHGTQCSPQPLLALLALCVAAHMVGG from the exons ATGTCCTCCCCCTACCTGGTTCGCCTCCTCGGGTTTGTCTCAGTGGAATTAGGTCTAATCCAGCACGGCCCAGCTCAACCT AAGACCCCGAGCTACTGGAACGAAGGGGCCAGGAGGAGTCTGGAGTTGGCCCTGGCATTGCAGCCAGCGGCACGGCGGGCCAAAAACATCATTCTCTTCATGGGTGATG GCATGGGGCTGCCTACCATGTCAGCAACTCGGATCTACAAGGGGCAGCTGGCCGGTGGCTCAGGCGAGGAGACCGTCTTGGCCATGGAGACCTTTCCCCACGTGGCCCTGGCCAAG ACCTACACCATCGACCGGCAGGTGCCCGACAGCGCTGGCACGGGCACAGCCTACCTCTGCGGGGTGAAGGCCAATGCCAAGACGCTGGGGCTGAGTGGGGCGGCCGTCTATGGCAAATGCCGCACCTCCTTTGGCAACGAGGTGGACTCCATCCTGCACCGGGCCAGGCTGGCGG GAAAGTCGGTGGGCATCGTGACGACCACGCGGGTGCAGCACGCGTCTCCCGGGGCAGCCTATGCCCACTCGGCCAGCCGGAGCTGGTACGCCGACACCAACATGCCCAAGGAGGCGTTGCGGGATGGCTGCAAGGACATTGCCTACCAGCTGGTGCACAACACGGACATCAAC GTGATCCTGGGTGGCGGGCGGATGTACATGACTCCCAAGCGGACCCCGGACCCTGAGTACCCTGAGGACCCAGCTCAGAATGGCACCAGGAAGGACGGAGTGGACTTGATTGCTGAATGGCTGAGTGCCAAGCAG GGCGCCCGCTACGTCTGGGACAAGAAGGGCCTGGACACGGTCGAGGATGATTCCGTGAGCCACCTGATGG GTCTCTTTGAGCCCAAGGACATGAAGTATGAGCTGAACCGCAACGCCTCCACCGACCCTTCCATCGTGGAGATGACAGAAAAGGCCATTCGCATCCTGCGCAGGAACCCCAATGGCTTCTTCCTCTTCGTGGA AGGTGGCAAGATTGACCATGGCCACCACAGTGGCCGGGCCAAGCAGGCACTGATGGAAGCCGTCATGCTGGACCAGGCGGTGGCACGGGCAGGCGAGCTCACCTCCCCCTCTGACACCTTGACCGTGGTGACGGCCGATCACTCCCATGTCTTCACCTTTGGGGGCAACACTCTACGTGGCAACTCCATCTTGG GGCTGGCCCCCAAGAAAGCCAAGGACAAGCGAGCCTATACCAGCATCCTCTATGGCAATGGCCCTGGCTACAGCATCCGTGacggggcccgcccagccgccaGCCTCCCGGCCGCAG AGGACAAGGACTACAGGCAGCAGGCAGCCGTGCCCCTGGAGTCGGAGACCCACAGCGGGGAGGACGTGGTGGTGCTGGCCCAGGGCCCCATGGCCCACCTCTTCCACGGGGTGCAGGAGCAGCACTATATCGCCCACGCCATGGCCTACGCCGCCTGCATCGAGCCCTACGCCACCGAGCCGGGGTGCGGGGCAGCCCGCAGGGCCTCCCATGGCACCCAgtgctccccacagcccctgctcGCCCTCCTGGCCCTCTGCGTGGCTGCCCACATGGTGGGGGGCTGA